From one Oncorhynchus keta strain PuntledgeMale-10-30-2019 chromosome 30, Oket_V2, whole genome shotgun sequence genomic stretch:
- the LOC127913683 gene encoding DNA-directed RNA polymerase II subunit RPB1-like isoform X40 codes for MSVHNKVLLYLLNSPINKAGPTGPSFYLLNNTINKAGPTSPSFYLLNSTINKAGPTSPSFYLLNSTINKAGPTGPSFYLLNNTINKAGPTIPSFYLLNSTINKAGPTSPSFYLLNSTINKAGPTSPSFYLLNSTINKAGPTSPSFYLLNSTINKAGPTSPSFYLLNSTINKAGPTSPSFYLLNSTINKASPTGPSFYLLNSTINKAGPTGPSFYLLNSTINKAGPTSPSFYLNSTINKAGPTSPSFYLLNSTINKAGPTGPSFYLLNSTINKEGPTGPIFYLHNSTINKAGPTGPSFYLLNSTINKAGPTGPSFYLLNSTINKAGPTGPSFYLLNSTINKTGPTGPSLYLLNSTNNKAGPTSPSFYLLNSTINKASPTGPSFYLLNSISNKAGPTGPSFYLLNSIINKAGPIDPSFYLLNSTINKAGTTGPSFYLLNSTINKASPTGPSFYLLNSTINKASPTGPSFYLLNSTINKAGPTGPSFYLLNSTINKAGPTGPSFYLLNNIINKAGPTGPSFVAL; via the exons aTGTCTGTTCATAATAAAGTgttgctctaccttcttaacagccctatcaacaaggcag gtcctacaggccctagtttctaccttcttaacaacactatcaacaaggcaggtcctacaagccctagtttctaccttcttaacagcactatcaacaaggcaggtcctacaagccctagtttctaccttcttaacagcactatcaacaaggcaggtcctacaggccctagtttctaccttcttaacaacactatcaacaaggcaggtcctacaatccctagtttctaccttcttaacagcactatcaacaaggcaggtcctacaagccctagtttctaccttcttaacagcactatcaacaaggcaggtcctacaagccctagtttctaccttcttaacagtactatcaacaaggcaggtcctacaagccctagtttctaccttcttaacagcactatcaacaaggcaggtcctacaagccctagtttctaccttcttaacagcactatcaacaaggcaggtcctacaagccctagtttctaccttcttaacagcactatcaacaaggcaagtcctacaggccctagtttctaccttcttaacagcaccatcaacaaggcaggtcctacaggccctagtttctaccttcttaacagcactatcaacaaggcaggtcctacaagccctagtttctaccttaacagcactatcaacaaggcag gtcctacaagccctagtttctaccttcttaacagcactatcaacaaggcaggtcctacaggccctagtttctaccttcttaacagcactatcaacaaggaaggtcctacaggccctattTTCTACCTTcataacagcactatcaacaaggcaggtcctacaggccctagtttctaccttcttaacagcactatcaacaaggcaggtcctacaggccctagtttctaccttcttaacagcactatcaacaaggcaggtcctacaggccctagtttctaccttcttaacagcactatcaacaagacaggtcctacaggccctagtttataccttcttaacagcactaacaacaaggcaggtcctacaagccctagtttctaccttcttaacagcactatcaacaaggcaagtcctacaggccctagtttctaccttcttaacagtatcagcaacaaggcaggtcctacaggccctagtttctaccttcttaacagcattatcaacaaggcaggtcctatagaccctagtttctaccttcttaacagcactatcaacaaggcag gtactacaggccctagtttctaccttcttaacagcactatcaacaaggcaagtcctacaggccctagtttctaccttcttaacagcactatcaacaaggcaa gtcctacaggccctagtttctaccttcttaacagcactatcaacaaggcaggtcctacaggccctagtttctaccttcttaacagcacgatcaacaaggcaggtcctacaggccctagtttctaccttcttaacaacattatcaacaaggcaggtcctacaggccctagttttgtcgcactttga
- the LOC127913683 gene encoding DNA-directed RNA polymerase II subunit RPB1-like isoform X2 — protein MSVHNKVLLYLLNSPINKAGPTGPSFYLLNNTINKAGPTSPSFYLLNSTINKAGPTSPSFYLLNSTINKAGPTSPSFYLLNSTINKAGPTSPSFYLLNSTINKAGPTSPSFYLLNSTINKASPTSPSFYLLNSTINKAGPTGPSFYLLNNTINKAGPTSPSFYLLNSTINKAGPTSPSFYLLNSTINKAGPTGPSFYLLNNTINKAGPTIPSFYLLNSTINKAGPTSPSFYLLNSTINKAGPTSPSFYLLNSTINKAGPTSPSFYLLNSTINKAGPTSPSFYLLNSTINKASPTGPSFYLLNSTINKAGPTGPSFYLLNNTINKAGPTSPSFYLLNSTINKAGPTSPSFYLLNSTINKAGPTGPSFYLLNNTINKAGPTIPSFYLLNSTINKAGPTSPSFYLLNSTINKAGPTSPSFYLLNSTINKAGPTSPSFYLLNSTINKAGPTSPSFYLLNSTINKAGPTSPSFYLLNSTINKASPTGPSFYLLNSTINKAGPTGPSFYLLNSTINKAGPTSPSFYLNSTINKAGPTSPSFYLLNSTINKAGPTGPSFYLLNSTINKEGPTGPIFYLHNSTINKAGPTGPSFYLLNSTINKAGPTGPSFYLLNSTINKAGPTGPSFYLLNSTINKTGPTGPSLYLLNSTNNKAGPTSPSFYLLNSTINKASPTGPSFYLLNSISNKAGPTGPSFYLLNSIINKAGPIDPSFYLLNSTINKAGTTGPSFYLLNSTINKASPTGPSFYLLNSTINKASPTGPSFYLLNSTINKAGPTGPSFYLLNSTINKAGPTGPSFYLLNNIINKAGPTGPSFVAL, from the exons aTGTCTGTTCATAATAAAGTgttgctctaccttcttaacagccctatcaacaaggcag gtcctacaggccctagtttctaccttcttaacaacactatcaacaaggcaggtcctacaagccctagtttctaccttcttaacagcactatcaacaaggcaggtcctacaagccctagtttctaccttcttaacagcactatcaacaaggcaggtcctacaagccctagtttctaccttcttaacagcactatcaacaaggcag gtcctacaagccctagtttctaccttcttaacagcactatcaacaaggcaggtcctacaagccctagtttctaccttcttaacagcactatcaacaaggcaagtcctacaagccctagtttctaccttcttaacagcactatcaacaaggcaggtcctacaggccctagtttctaccttcttaacaacactatcaacaaggcaggtcctacaagccctagtttctaccttcttaacagcactatcaacaaggcaggtcctacaagccctagtttctaccttcttaacagcactatcaacaaggcaggtcctacaggccctagtttctaccttcttaacaacactatcaacaaggcaggtcctacaatccctagtttctaccttcttaacagcactatcaacaaggcaggtcctacaagccctagtttctaccttcttaacagcactatcaacaaggcaggtcctacaagccctagtttctaccttcttaacagtactatcaacaaggcag gtcctacaagccctagtttctaccttcttaacagcactatcaacaaggcaggtcctacaagccctagtttctaccttcttaacagcactatcaacaaggcaagtcctacaggccctagtttctaccttcttaacagcactatcaacaaggcaggtcctacaggccctagtttctaccttcttaacaacactatcaacaaggcaggtcctacaagccctagtttctaccttcttaacagcactatcaacaaggcaggtcctacaagccctagtttctaccttcttaacagcactatcaacaaggcaggtcctacaggccctagtttctaccttcttaacaacactatcaacaaggcaggtcctacaatccctagtttctaccttcttaacagcactatcaacaaggcaggtcctacaagccctagtttctaccttcttaacagcactatcaacaaggcaggtcctacaagccctagtttctaccttcttaacagtactatcaacaaggcaggtcctacaagccctagtttctaccttcttaacagcactatcaacaaggcaggtcctacaagccctagtttctaccttcttaacagcactatcaacaaggcaggtcctacaagccctagtttctaccttcttaacagcactatcaacaaggcaagtcctacaggccctagtttctaccttcttaacagcaccatcaacaaggcaggtcctacaggccctagtttctaccttcttaacagcactatcaacaaggcaggtcctacaagccctagtttctaccttaacagcactatcaacaaggcag gtcctacaagccctagtttctaccttcttaacagcactatcaacaaggcaggtcctacaggccctagtttctaccttcttaacagcactatcaacaaggaaggtcctacaggccctattTTCTACCTTcataacagcactatcaacaaggcaggtcctacaggccctagtttctaccttcttaacagcactatcaacaaggcaggtcctacaggccctagtttctaccttcttaacagcactatcaacaaggcaggtcctacaggccctagtttctaccttcttaacagcactatcaacaagacaggtcctacaggccctagtttataccttcttaacagcactaacaacaaggcaggtcctacaagccctagtttctaccttcttaacagcactatcaacaaggcaagtcctacaggccctagtttctaccttcttaacagtatcagcaacaaggcaggtcctacaggccctagtttctaccttcttaacagcattatcaacaaggcaggtcctatagaccctagtttctaccttcttaacagcactatcaacaaggcag gtactacaggccctagtttctaccttcttaacagcactatcaacaaggcaagtcctacaggccctagtttctaccttcttaacagcactatcaacaaggcaa gtcctacaggccctagtttctaccttcttaacagcactatcaacaaggcaggtcctacaggccctagtttctaccttcttaacagcacgatcaacaaggcaggtcctacaggccctagtttctaccttcttaacaacattatcaacaaggcaggtcctacaggccctagttttgtcgcactttga
- the LOC127913683 gene encoding DNA-directed RNA polymerase II subunit RPB1-like isoform X28, which translates to MSVHNKVLLYLLNSPINKAGPTSPSFYLLNSTINKAGPTGPSFYLLNNTINKAGPTSPSFYLLNSTINKAGPTSPSFYLLNSTINKAGPTSPSFYLLNSTINKAGPTSPSFYLLNSTINKAGPTSPSFYLLNSTINKASPTSPSFYLLNSTINKAGPTGPSFYLLNNTINKAGPTSPSFYLLNSTINKAGPTSPSFYLLNSTINKAGPTGPSFYLLNNTINKAGPTIPSFYLLNSTINKAGPTSPSFYLLNSTINKAGPTSPSFYLLNSTINKAGPTSPSFYLLNSTINKAGPTSPSFYLLNSTINKASPTGPSFYLLNSTINKAGPTGPSFYLLNNTINKAGPTSPSFYLLNSTINKAGPTSPSFYLLNSTINKAGPTSPSFYLLNSTINKAGPTGPSFYLLNSTINKEGPTGPIFYLHNSTINKAGPTGPSFYLLNSTINKAGPTGPSFYLLNSTINKAGPTGPSFYLLNSTINKTGPTGPSLYLLNSTNNKAGPTSPSFYLLNSTINKASPTGPSFYLLNSISNKAGPTGPSFYLLNSIINKAGPIDPSFYLLNSTINKAGTTGPSFYLLNSTINKASPTGPSFYLLNSTINKASPTGPSFYLLNSTINKAGPTGPSFYLLNSTINKAGPTGPSFYLLNNIINKAGPTGPSFVAL; encoded by the exons aTGTCTGTTCATAATAAAGTgttgctctaccttcttaacagccctatcaacaaggcaggtcctacaagccctagtttctaccttcttaacagcactatcaacaaggcaggtcctacaggccctagtttctaccttcttaacaacactatcaacaaggcaggtcctacaagccctagtttctaccttcttaacagcactatcaacaaggcaggtcctacaagccctagtttctaccttcttaacagcactatcaacaaggcaggtcctacaagccctagtttctaccttcttaacagcactatcaacaaggcag gtcctacaagccctagtttctaccttcttaacagcactatcaacaaggcaggtcctacaagccctagtttctaccttcttaacagcactatcaacaaggcaagtcctacaagccctagtttctaccttcttaacagcactatcaacaaggcaggtcctacaggccctagtttctaccttcttaacaacactatcaacaaggcaggtcctacaagccctagtttctaccttcttaacagcactatcaacaaggcaggtcctacaagccctagtttctaccttcttaacagcactatcaacaaggcaggtcctacaggccctagtttctaccttcttaacaacactatcaacaaggcaggtcctacaatccctagtttctaccttcttaacagcactatcaacaaggcaggtcctacaagccctagtttctaccttcttaacagcactatcaacaaggcaggtcctacaagccctagtttctaccttcttaacagtactatcaacaaggcag gtcctacaagccctagtttctaccttcttaacagcactatcaacaaggcaggtcctacaagccctagtttctaccttcttaacagcactatcaacaaggcaagtcctacaggccctagtttctaccttcttaacagcactatcaacaaggcaggtcctacaggccctagtttctaccttcttaacaacactatcaacaaggcaggtcctacaagccctagtttctaccttcttaacagcactatcaacaaggcaggtcctacaagccctagtttctaccttcttaacagcactatcaacaaggcag gtcctacaagccctagtttctaccttcttaacagcactatcaacaaggcaggtcctacaggccctagtttctaccttcttaacagcactatcaacaaggaaggtcctacaggccctattTTCTACCTTcataacagcactatcaacaaggcaggtcctacaggccctagtttctaccttcttaacagcactatcaacaaggcaggtcctacaggccctagtttctaccttcttaacagcactatcaacaaggcaggtcctacaggccctagtttctaccttcttaacagcactatcaacaagacaggtcctacaggccctagtttataccttcttaacagcactaacaacaaggcaggtcctacaagccctagtttctaccttcttaacagcactatcaacaaggcaagtcctacaggccctagtttctaccttcttaacagtatcagcaacaaggcaggtcctacaggccctagtttctaccttcttaacagcattatcaacaaggcaggtcctatagaccctagtttctaccttcttaacagcactatcaacaaggcag gtactacaggccctagtttctaccttcttaacagcactatcaacaaggcaagtcctacaggccctagtttctaccttcttaacagcactatcaacaaggcaa gtcctacaggccctagtttctaccttcttaacagcactatcaacaaggcaggtcctacaggccctagtttctaccttcttaacagcacgatcaacaaggcaggtcctacaggccctagtttctaccttcttaacaacattatcaacaaggcaggtcctacaggccctagttttgtcgcactttga
- the LOC127913683 gene encoding DNA-directed RNA polymerase II subunit RPB1-like isoform X47, with the protein MSVHNKVLLYLLNSPINKAGPTGPSFYLLNNTINKAGPTSPSFYLLNSTINKAGPTSPSFYLLNSTINKAGPTSPSFYLLNSTINKASPTGPSFYLLNSTINKAGPTGPSFYLLNSTINKAGPTSPSFYLNSTINKAGPTSPSFYLLNSTINKAGPTGPSFYLLNSTINKEGPTGPIFYLHNSTINKAGPTGPSFYLLNSTINKAGPTGPSFYLLNSTINKAGPTGPSFYLLNSTINKTGPTGPSLYLLNSTNNKAGPTSPSFYLLNSTINKASPTGPSFYLLNSISNKAGPTGPSFYLLNSIINKAGPIDPSFYLLNSTINKAGTTGPSFYLLNSTINKASPTGPSFYLLNSTINKASPTGPSFYLLNSTINKAGPTGPSFYLLNSTINKAGPTGPSFYLLNNIINKAGPTGPSFVAL; encoded by the exons aTGTCTGTTCATAATAAAGTgttgctctaccttcttaacagccctatcaacaaggcag gtcctacaggccctagtttctaccttcttaacaacactatcaacaaggcag gtcctacaagccctagtttctaccttcttaacagcactatcaacaaggcaggtcctacaagccctagtttctaccttcttaacagcactatcaacaaggcaggtcctacaagccctagtttctaccttcttaacagcactatcaacaaggcaagtcctacaggccctagtttctaccttcttaacagcaccatcaacaaggcaggtcctacaggccctagtttctaccttcttaacagcactatcaacaaggcaggtcctacaagccctagtttctaccttaacagcactatcaacaaggcag gtcctacaagccctagtttctaccttcttaacagcactatcaacaaggcaggtcctacaggccctagtttctaccttcttaacagcactatcaacaaggaaggtcctacaggccctattTTCTACCTTcataacagcactatcaacaaggcaggtcctacaggccctagtttctaccttcttaacagcactatcaacaaggcaggtcctacaggccctagtttctaccttcttaacagcactatcaacaaggcaggtcctacaggccctagtttctaccttcttaacagcactatcaacaagacaggtcctacaggccctagtttataccttcttaacagcactaacaacaaggcaggtcctacaagccctagtttctaccttcttaacagcactatcaacaaggcaagtcctacaggccctagtttctaccttcttaacagtatcagcaacaaggcaggtcctacaggccctagtttctaccttcttaacagcattatcaacaaggcaggtcctatagaccctagtttctaccttcttaacagcactatcaacaaggcag gtactacaggccctagtttctaccttcttaacagcactatcaacaaggcaagtcctacaggccctagtttctaccttcttaacagcactatcaacaaggcaa gtcctacaggccctagtttctaccttcttaacagcactatcaacaaggcaggtcctacaggccctagtttctaccttcttaacagcacgatcaacaaggcaggtcctacaggccctagtttctaccttcttaacaacattatcaacaaggcaggtcctacaggccctagttttgtcgcactttga
- the LOC127913683 gene encoding DNA-directed RNA polymerase II subunit RPB1-like isoform X22, with translation MSVHNKVLLYLLNSPINKAGPTSPSFYLLNSTINKAGPTGPSFYLLNNTINKAGPTSPSFYLLNSTINKAGPTSPSFYLLNSTINKAGPTSPSFYLLNSTINKAGPTSPSFYLLNSTINKAGPTSPSFYLLNSTINKAGPTSPSFYLLNSTINKAGPTSPSFYLLNSTINKAGPTSPSFYLLNSTINKASPTGPSFYLLNSTINKAGPTGPSFYLLNNTINKAGPTSPSFYLLNSTINKAGPTSPSFYLLNSTINKAGPTGPSFYLLNNTINKAGPTIPSFYLLNSTINKAGPTSPSFYLLNSTINKAGPTSPSFYLLNSTINKAGPTSPSFYLLNSTINKAGPTSPSFYLLNSTINKAGPTSPSFYLLNSTINKASPTGPSFYLLNSTINKAGPTGPSFYLLNSTINKAGPTSPSFYLNSTINKAGPTSPSFYLLNSTINKAGPTGPSFYLLNSTINKEGPTGPIFYLHNSTINKAGPTGPSFYLLNSTINKAGPTGPSFYLLNSTINKAGPTGPSFYLLNSTINKTGPTGPSLYLLNSTNNKAGPTSPSFYLLNSTINKASPTGPSFYLLNSISNKAGPTGPSFYLLNSIINKAGPIDPSFYLLNSTINKAGTTGPSFYLLNSTINKASPTGPSFYLLNSTINKASPTGPSFYLLNSTINKAGPTGPSFYLLNSTINKAGPTGPSFYLLNNIINKAGPTGPSFVAL, from the exons aTGTCTGTTCATAATAAAGTgttgctctaccttcttaacagccctatcaacaaggcaggtcctacaagccctagtttctaccttcttaacagcactatcaacaaggcaggtcctacaggccctagtttctaccttcttaacaacactatcaacaaggcaggtcctacaagccctagtttctaccttcttaacagcactatcaacaaggcaggtcctacaagccctagtttctaccttcttaacagcactatcaacaaggcaggtcctacaagccctagtttctaccttcttaacagcactatcaacaaggcaggtcctacaagccctagtttctaccttcttaacagtactatcaacaaggcag gtcctacaagccctagtttctaccttcttaacagcactatcaacaaggcaggtcctacaagccctagtttctaccttcttaacagtactatcaacaaggcag gtcctacaagccctagtttctaccttcttaacagcactatcaacaaggcaggtcctacaagccctagtttctaccttcttaacagcactatcaacaaggcaagtcctacaggccctagtttctaccttcttaacagcactatcaacaaggcaggtcctacaggccctagtttctaccttcttaacaacactatcaacaaggcaggtcctacaagccctagtttctaccttcttaacagcactatcaacaaggcaggtcctacaagccctagtttctaccttcttaacagcactatcaacaaggcaggtcctacaggccctagtttctaccttcttaacaacactatcaacaaggcaggtcctacaatccctagtttctaccttcttaacagcactatcaacaaggcaggtcctacaagccctagtttctaccttcttaacagcactatcaacaaggcaggtcctacaagccctagtttctaccttcttaacagtactatcaacaaggcaggtcctacaagccctagtttctaccttcttaacagcactatcaacaaggcaggtcctacaagccctagtttctaccttcttaacagcactatcaacaaggcaggtcctacaagccctagtttctaccttcttaacagcactatcaacaaggcaagtcctacaggccctagtttctaccttcttaacagcaccatcaacaaggcaggtcctacaggccctagtttctaccttcttaacagcactatcaacaaggcaggtcctacaagccctagtttctaccttaacagcactatcaacaaggcag gtcctacaagccctagtttctaccttcttaacagcactatcaacaaggcaggtcctacaggccctagtttctaccttcttaacagcactatcaacaaggaaggtcctacaggccctattTTCTACCTTcataacagcactatcaacaaggcaggtcctacaggccctagtttctaccttcttaacagcactatcaacaaggcaggtcctacaggccctagtttctaccttcttaacagcactatcaacaaggcaggtcctacaggccctagtttctaccttcttaacagcactatcaacaagacaggtcctacaggccctagtttataccttcttaacagcactaacaacaaggcaggtcctacaagccctagtttctaccttcttaacagcactatcaacaaggcaagtcctacaggccctagtttctaccttcttaacagtatcagcaacaaggcaggtcctacaggccctagtttctaccttcttaacagcattatcaacaaggcaggtcctatagaccctagtttctaccttcttaacagcactatcaacaaggcag gtactacaggccctagtttctaccttcttaacagcactatcaacaaggcaagtcctacaggccctagtttctaccttcttaacagcactatcaacaaggcaa gtcctacaggccctagtttctaccttcttaacagcactatcaacaaggcaggtcctacaggccctagtttctaccttcttaacagcacgatcaacaaggcaggtcctacaggccctagtttctaccttcttaacaacattatcaacaaggcaggtcctacaggccctagttttgtcgcactttga